A stretch of the Nicotiana tabacum cultivar K326 chromosome 6, ASM71507v2, whole genome shotgun sequence genome encodes the following:
- the LOC107825304 gene encoding potassium transporter 2, with protein sequence MDIDYGKCWDTSKKSWKSTLILAYQSLGVVYGDLSISPLYVYKSTFAEDIHHSETNEEIFGVLSFVFWTLTLVPLFKYVFIVLRADDNGEGGTFALYSLICRHAKVSLLPNRQVADEALSTYKLEHPPETKNSSRVKLLLEKHKFLHTALLILVLLGTCMVIGDGLLTPAISVFSAVSGLELSMSRDHHQYAVIPITCFILVCLFALQHYGTHRVGFCFAPIVLIWLLCISALGLYNIIHWNPLVYKALSPYYMVKFLKKTRKGGWMSLGGILLCITGSEAMFADLGHFSYSAIQIAFTFLVYPALILAYMGQAAFLSKHHHTIHKIGFYVSVPDCVRWPVLVIAILASVVGSQAIISGTFSIINQSQSLGCFPRVKVVHTSAKIHGQIYIPEINWILMILCVAVTIGFRDTKHMGNASGLAVMAVMLVTTCLTSLVIILCWNKPPILALGFLLLFGSIELLYFSASVIKFLEGAWLPILLALFLVTVMFVWHYATVKKYEYDLHNKVSLEWLLALGPSLGITRVPGIGLVFTDLTSGIPANFSRFVTNLPAYHRILVFVCVKSVPVPFVPPAERYLVGRVGPAAHRSYRCIVRYGYRDVHQDVDSFESELVSRLADFIRYDWYKTHGIIDNEDDGSRSGASSGECRLTVIGTLAFSGTPAFELEDNVQPASVSVGFPTAESVTDVIEMQPVERRVRFAIDNESEVDSREEMDGQLQEELEDLYAAQQAGTAFVLGHSHVKAKQGSSMLKRLAINYGYNFLRRNCRGADVSLKVPPASLLEVGMAYIV encoded by the exons ATGGATATTGACTACGGGAAGTGTTGGGACACTTCAAAG AAATCTTGGAAGAGTACACTGATTCTGGCATACCAAAGTCTTGGGGTAGTGTATGGGGATCTCAGTATTTCCCCTCTCTATGTCTACAAGAGCACATTTGCAGAAGACATTCATCATTCCGAGACCAACGAAGAGATTTTCGGCGTTCTTTCTTTCGTTTTTTGGACTTTAACCTTAGTTCCTTTGTTCAAATATGTCTTTATCGTACTTCGAGCTGATGATAATGGAGAGG GTGGTACTTTTGCTCTCTATTCCTTAATATGCAGGCATGCCAAAGTAAGCCTTCTTCCGAACAGACAAGTTGCCGATGAAGCTCTTTCTACCTACAAACTTGAGCATCCTCCCGAGACTAAGAACAGCTCAAGGGTGAAGTTGCTTCTTGAGAAACACAAATTCTTGCATACTGCTTTGCTTATCTTGGTGCTTCTTGGCACTTGTATGGTCATTGGAGATGGACTGCTTACCCCAGCCATATCTG TTTTCTCTGCAGTTTCTGGCCTTGAGTTATCGATGTCTCGGGATCACCATCAAT ATGCAGTGATTCCAATAACTTGCTTCATATTAGTCTGTCTGTTTGCATTACAACATTATGGCACACATCgagttggtttttgttttgcACCAATTGTGTTGATCTGGTTACTCTGCATTAGTGCTCTTGGATTATACAACATTATCCACTGGAATCCACTTGTTTATAAAGCTCTTTCCCCCTATTACATGGTAAAGTTcctgaagaaaacaagaaaaggaGGATGGATGTCTTTGGGTGGAATTCTCCTCTGCATAACTG GGTCTGAAGCAATGTTTGCTGATCTTGGGCACTTCTCATACTCTGCAATTCAA ATTGCATTCACCTTTCTGGTTTATCCAGCGTTAATTTTGGCATATATGGGTCAAGCAGCTTTCTTATCAAAGCATCACCACACCATTCACAAGATTGGTTTCTATGTATCAGTTCCAG ATTGTGTGAGATGGCCAGTGCTAGTAATAGCAATTCTGGCTTCCGTTGTGGGAAGTCAGGCAATCATCAGCGGAACATTCTCAATTATCAACCAGAGTCAATCTCTTGGCTGCTTCCCAAGAGTCAAGGTTGTTCACACCTCTGCCAAAATACATGGCCAGATATACATTCCCGAGATCAATTGGATACTCATGATTCTTTGTGTTGCTGTGACTATTGGATTCAGAGATACAAAGCACATGGGAAATGCGTCAG GACTAGCAGTGATGGCGGTGATGCTGGTGACCACTTGCCTTACTTCATTAGTTATCATCCTCTGCTGGAACAAGCCTCCAATACTGGCCCTTGGATTTCTCCTTCTGTTTGGATCTATTGAGTTACTCTACTTCTCAGCCTCCGTCATTAAGTTTCTTGAGGGTGCTTGGCTTCCAATCCTCCTTGCACTCTTTTTGGTTACTGTCATGTTTGTTTGGCATTATGCCACAGTTAAGAAGTATGAATATGATCTCCATAATAAGGTTTCATTAGAATGGCTGCTGGCACTAGGTCCAAGCTTGGGTATTACTCGAGTCCCTGGCATCGGCCTCGTATTCACTGATTTGACTTCTGGGATTCCTGCCAACTTTTCACGCTTTGTTACTAACCTCCCTGCCTACCACCGCATACTTGTTTTTGTGTGTGTGAAATCTGTGCCTGTCCCTTTTGTGCCCCCCGCTGAGAGATACCTTGTAGGTCGCGTTGGTCCCGCAGCTCATCGTTCTTATAGATGCATCGTCCGTTATGGTTACCGTGACGTTCACCAGGATGTCGACTCCTTTGAATCTGAACTTGTCAGTAGGCTGGCTGATTTCATCCGGTATGATTGGTACAAGACACATGGAATCATTGACAACGAGGATGACGGCTCACGTTCTGGTGCTTCGTCAGGAGAATGCAGACTGACCGTTATAGGAACTCTGGCTTTCTCAGGTACACCAGCTTTCGAGCTCGAGGACAATGTGCAACCGGCAAGTGTGTCTGTGGGGTTCCCTACAGCTGAAAGTGTGACGGATGTCATCGAAATGCAACCTGTGGAAAGAAGAGTGAGATTTGCCATAGATAATGAGTCGGAAGTCGATTCAAGGGAAGAAATGGATGGTCAGCTGCAGGAGGAGCTAGAAGATTTGTATGCAGCACAACAAGCTGGAACAGCATTTGTACTAGGACATTCACATGTAAAAGCAAAACAAGGATCATCTATGTTGAAGAGGTTGGCTATCAATTATGGTTATAATTTCCTTAGGAGGAATTGTAGGGGTGCAGATGTATCCCTCAAGGTGCCTCCAGCTTCCCTTCTTGAAGTTGGGATGGCCTACATTGTTTAA